The Lonsdalea populi genome window below encodes:
- a CDS encoding tryptophan synthase subunit beta: MFYILRDNDGNLVQVERSPFDGMNGELPQDSVEALAWMNNQRSILSSLEQLRNSDLEMVRVLEDLIQVLMSKGLLNITDFPQAAQLKLIQRAQAREALGGLDALIRDDEESMF; encoded by the coding sequence ATGTTTTATATATTACGAGACAACGACGGTAACTTGGTTCAGGTGGAGCGTTCCCCCTTCGATGGGATGAACGGCGAGCTGCCGCAGGACTCGGTTGAGGCACTGGCGTGGATGAATAATCAACGGTCGATTCTTTCTAGTCTGGAACAACTGCGCAACAGCGATCTGGAAATGGTGCGTGTGCTGGAAGACCTGATCCAGGTGCTGATGAGCAAAGGGTTGCTGAATATCACGGATTTCCCGCAGGCGGCGCAGCTGAAATTGATTCAGCGAGCGCAGGCGCGTGAGGCGTTGGGAGGATTGGATGCGCTGATTCGCGATGATGAAGAGAGTATGTTTTGA